The following coding sequences are from one Paramormyrops kingsleyae isolate MSU_618 chromosome 21, PKINGS_0.4, whole genome shotgun sequence window:
- the LOC111836602 gene encoding uncharacterized protein isoform X3 — MELGHKTAVGLMTVLACVEAAVGWCTVSQPQEFRATDGDSLTLNCTFQVPDDSRVRVTWSHSNGSQAGRVPVSTKLFFVREENETREKDPKELLYQEVGHNWSRLTLRNASFDNRGMYFCEVTVEIPHLYQCSGNGTKVIIETLSTATEGEIRPGWKIWVGVGVGMGTFLLTGMMLGLSIYCWKKSPEDVTYANIPRARHPFSQAQSHSHVPDHRPSRASCLSRYQDNPCHAPSPKSLEVLTELGGRKPVQTSSLKTQANICLC; from the exons ATGGAACTGGGACACAAAACAGCCGTTGGACTCAtgacag TGCTGGCGTGTGTGGAAGCTGCTGTGGGCTGGTGCACAGTGTCCCAGCCTCAGGAATTCCGGGCCACCGACGGGGACTCCCTGACACTCAACTGCACCTTCCAGGTGCCAGACGACTCTAGGGTTCGAGTGACCTGGTCTCATAGTAATGGATCCCAGGCAGGCCGTGTGCCAGTGTCCACCAAGCTTTTCTTCGTCAGGGAAGAAAATGAGACAAGGGAGAAGGACCCCAAAGAGCTGTTGTATCAAGAAGTGGGACACAATTGGTCCAGATTGACTCTAAGGAATGCTAGCTTCGACAATCGAGGAATGTACTtctgtgaggtgacagtggagATTCCACACCTATACCAATGCTCCGGCAATGGAACGAAAGTTATAATTG AAACACTGTCTACAGCTACAGAGG GTGAAATACGTCCAGGCTGGAAGatctgggtgggggtgggagtaGGAATGGGGACTTTTCTGTTGACCGGCATGATGTTGGGATTGTCCATCTACTGCTGGAAGAAGAGCCCCGAAG atgtgaCCTATGCCAACATTCCACGTGCTCGTCACCCCTTCAGTCAAGCTCAGTCCCACAGCCACGTACCAGACCACAGACCAAGTCGGGCCAGCTGCCTCAGCCGGTACCAGGACAATCCGTGTCATGCCCCAAGCCCCAAGTCCCTGGAGGTCCTCACCGAGCTTGGGGGGCGGAAGCCTGTCCAGACCAGCAGCCTAAAAACACAAGCCAACATctgcttgtgttaa
- the LOC111836602 gene encoding uncharacterized protein isoform X1, which translates to MSHLGVSVGKTQHAERQRVKSLVFTATMELGHKTAVGLMTVLACVEAAVGWCTVSQPQEFRATDGDSLTLNCTFQVPDDSRVRVTWSHSNGSQAGRVPVSTKLFFVREENETREKDPKELLYQEVGHNWSRLTLRNASFDNRGMYFCEVTVEIPHLYQCSGNGTKVIIETLSTATEGEIRPGWKIWVGVGVGMGTFLLTGMMLGLSIYCWKKSPEDVTYANIPRARHPFSQAQSHSHVPDHRPSRASCLSRYQDNPCHAPSPKSLEVLTELGGRKPVQTSSLKTQANICLC; encoded by the exons atgTCCCATCTAGGTGTCAGTGTGGGGAAGACACAGCATGCAGAGAGACAGCGAGTGAAGTCACTTGTCTTTACTGCAACAATGGAACTGGGACACAAAACAGCCGTTGGACTCAtgacag TGCTGGCGTGTGTGGAAGCTGCTGTGGGCTGGTGCACAGTGTCCCAGCCTCAGGAATTCCGGGCCACCGACGGGGACTCCCTGACACTCAACTGCACCTTCCAGGTGCCAGACGACTCTAGGGTTCGAGTGACCTGGTCTCATAGTAATGGATCCCAGGCAGGCCGTGTGCCAGTGTCCACCAAGCTTTTCTTCGTCAGGGAAGAAAATGAGACAAGGGAGAAGGACCCCAAAGAGCTGTTGTATCAAGAAGTGGGACACAATTGGTCCAGATTGACTCTAAGGAATGCTAGCTTCGACAATCGAGGAATGTACTtctgtgaggtgacagtggagATTCCACACCTATACCAATGCTCCGGCAATGGAACGAAAGTTATAATTG AAACACTGTCTACAGCTACAGAGG GTGAAATACGTCCAGGCTGGAAGatctgggtgggggtgggagtaGGAATGGGGACTTTTCTGTTGACCGGCATGATGTTGGGATTGTCCATCTACTGCTGGAAGAAGAGCCCCGAAG atgtgaCCTATGCCAACATTCCACGTGCTCGTCACCCCTTCAGTCAAGCTCAGTCCCACAGCCACGTACCAGACCACAGACCAAGTCGGGCCAGCTGCCTCAGCCGGTACCAGGACAATCCGTGTCATGCCCCAAGCCCCAAGTCCCTGGAGGTCCTCACCGAGCTTGGGGGGCGGAAGCCTGTCCAGACCAGCAGCCTAAAAACACAAGCCAACATctgcttgtgttaa
- the LOC111836602 gene encoding uncharacterized protein isoform X2, with translation MSHLGVSVGKTQHAERQRVKSLVFTATMELGHKTAVGLMTVLACVEAAVGWCTVSQPQEFRATDGDSLTLNCTFQVPDDSRVRVTWSHSNGSQAGRVPVSTKLFFVREENETREKDPKELLYQEVGHNWSRLTLRNASFDNRGMYFCEVTVEIPHLYQCSGNGTKVIIGEIRPGWKIWVGVGVGMGTFLLTGMMLGLSIYCWKKSPEDVTYANIPRARHPFSQAQSHSHVPDHRPSRASCLSRYQDNPCHAPSPKSLEVLTELGGRKPVQTSSLKTQANICLC, from the exons atgTCCCATCTAGGTGTCAGTGTGGGGAAGACACAGCATGCAGAGAGACAGCGAGTGAAGTCACTTGTCTTTACTGCAACAATGGAACTGGGACACAAAACAGCCGTTGGACTCAtgacag TGCTGGCGTGTGTGGAAGCTGCTGTGGGCTGGTGCACAGTGTCCCAGCCTCAGGAATTCCGGGCCACCGACGGGGACTCCCTGACACTCAACTGCACCTTCCAGGTGCCAGACGACTCTAGGGTTCGAGTGACCTGGTCTCATAGTAATGGATCCCAGGCAGGCCGTGTGCCAGTGTCCACCAAGCTTTTCTTCGTCAGGGAAGAAAATGAGACAAGGGAGAAGGACCCCAAAGAGCTGTTGTATCAAGAAGTGGGACACAATTGGTCCAGATTGACTCTAAGGAATGCTAGCTTCGACAATCGAGGAATGTACTtctgtgaggtgacagtggagATTCCACACCTATACCAATGCTCCGGCAATGGAACGAAAGTTATAATTG GTGAAATACGTCCAGGCTGGAAGatctgggtgggggtgggagtaGGAATGGGGACTTTTCTGTTGACCGGCATGATGTTGGGATTGTCCATCTACTGCTGGAAGAAGAGCCCCGAAG atgtgaCCTATGCCAACATTCCACGTGCTCGTCACCCCTTCAGTCAAGCTCAGTCCCACAGCCACGTACCAGACCACAGACCAAGTCGGGCCAGCTGCCTCAGCCGGTACCAGGACAATCCGTGTCATGCCCCAAGCCCCAAGTCCCTGGAGGTCCTCACCGAGCTTGGGGGGCGGAAGCCTGTCCAGACCAGCAGCCTAAAAACACAAGCCAACATctgcttgtgttaa
- the LOC140581515 gene encoding G-protein coupled receptor family C group 5 member B-like: protein MNSGGWRVLRAGEDDRHRLAMAMPSMFPILLILSLVGCSSAEDEAPPRGCGSLLKWPLCNLDAVWGVAVTVAAGVAVLASLVLALVLLCRLRRITEPEARSGVAPLLLLLATICMLCAVSFVYVIERDDSVCIARHSLWGALFVLTMAYQATQGVRLLRRSSFRALAALAIGLAVILGIAIFEWILVIALHPGQPVCDYKPLHIALICLYALALIVAVPMTLACGLANGQPQPTFRIMSLLIMSFTSGIMWGICLARYYRAMKLQGGLSSSNEDQLQAEMLVAQAWLLLLLHAIPEAYICLQPAQQPTDPNDVVPALAPQHRREGDLEAGISLSTRPTVESQGSEFDSSSSAGSASWWNGSAESRPSTSYHVETYELNEMNSNAEPMPSTSSGISKIWFTEASIF, encoded by the exons ATGAACTCAGGAGGTTGGCGTGTTTTGAGAGCTGGTGAAGACGACAGACATCGACTAG caATGGCAATGCCTTCCATGTTCCCCAtcctcctcatcctctccctggTGGGCTGCAGCTCTGCAGAGGATGAGGCTCCTCCTCGAGGCTGTGGCTCCCTCCTGAAGTGGCCGCTGTGTAACCTGGACGCAGTGTGGGGCGTGGCGGTGACAGTGGCGGCAGGCGTGGCGGTCCTGGCCTCACTTGTCCTGGCCCTGGTGCTGCTGTGCCGCCTGCGGCGCATCACAGAGCCTGAGGCACGCAGTGGGGTGGCACCGCTGCTCCTGCTCCTCGCCACCATCTGCATGCTCTGTGCCGTCAGCTTCGTGTATGTCATCGAGCGGGACGACAGTGTCTGCATTGCCCGGCACTCCCTCTGGGGGGCACTGTTTGTCCTGACGATGGCATACCAAGCGACCCAGGGTGTGCGACTGCTCAGGCGCTCCAGCTTCCGGGCCCTGGCAGCACTGGCGATAGGCTTGGCCGTAATACTGGGAATTGCCATTTTTGAATGGATCCTGGTAATTGCGCTCCACCCAGGCCAGCCAGTCTGTGACTACAAGCCGCTGCACATTGCCTTGATCTGCCTATATGCGCTGGCCTTGATCGTAGCAGTGCCGATGACCTTGGCCTGTGGCTTGGCTAATGGGCAGCCACAGCCCACATTCAGGATCATGTCTCTGCTCATCATGAGCTTCACCTCAGGCATTATGTGGGGCATCTGTCTGGCCCGGTACTATCGCGCCATGAAATTGCAGGGTGGCCTGTCCTCCAGCAACGAGGACCAGTTGCAGGCGGAGATGCTGGTGGCACAGGCCtggttgctgctgctgttgcatgCAATTCCTGAGGCCTACATCTGCCTGCAGCCAGCCCAGCAGCCCACAGATCCCAACGATGTGGTCCCTGCACTGGCCCCGCAACACCGAAGGGAGGGCGACTTGGAAGCGGGCATTTCCCTGTCCACCCGGCCAACTGTGGAGAGCCAGGGCTCTGAGTTTGACAGCAGCAGCTCAG CTGGATCAGCAAGTTGGTGGAATGGAAGCGCAGAATCAAGGCCCAGCACTTCCTACCACGTTGAGACGTATGAGCTGAATGAGATGAACAGCAACGCA